Proteins encoded within one genomic window of Suricata suricatta isolate VVHF042 chromosome 17, meerkat_22Aug2017_6uvM2_HiC, whole genome shotgun sequence:
- the GSG1L2 gene encoding germ cell-specific gene 1-like protein 2 encodes MDGAGRQQVHTLLPVCLALAFALAALGSSHWCEGTRKVLKPLCQDHPGGLPCIHLSGDHHNESQAVQYFWETGDDMFFRNRLHVGLWQSCEESLSGSGLLGMVAHMMYTTIFQIAVNLGPEDWKPQAWDYGWSSW; translated from the exons ATGGACGGCGCCGGGCGACAGCAGGTGCACACCCTCCTTCCCGTCTGCCTCGCCCTGGCCTTCGCCCTCGCCGCCCTGGGCAGCAGCCACTGGTGCGAGGGGACCCGCAAGGTGCTAAAGCCGCTGTGCCAGGACCATCCGGGAGGACTGCCGTGCATTCACCTCAGCGGGGACCACCACAATGAGAGCCAGGCCGTCCAGTACTTTTGGGAGACCGGGGATGACATGTTCTTCCGGAACcggctccacgtggggctctggcAGTCCTGTGAGGAgagcctcagtggctcag GGCTCCTCGGCATGGTGGCCCACATGATGTACACGACCATCTTCCAAATCGCCGTGAACCTGGGTCCGGAGGACTGGAAGCCTCAGGCGTGGGACTACGGCTGGTCCTCCTGGTGA